The genomic stretch TTACCCGGTAAGGCTTGTACCGGCTCGGAAGGAGATCTTTTTTGAAGGAACTGCTTTTGAAAGCATGGACAAATCAATTGCGGATCTCGGAATAAAAATAGTTACTGATGACGTGTTTAAGATTACCCACTCAGGAATTGATCGGAAATGGAGAGAATCACGAAAAGAACCGGCCATTCAGAAGATCTACGATACCAATCCCGCTCCGGAAACAGCCCTTAAAGCGGCTTTATTCAATCTAAAGCTCGGAAATATCGATACGGCATCGAAATGGTTTGAACTGGCTTCATTTGATAATCCCCGTCTCTGGATGAAAATCATCACCCTTTATTCCAGGCTCGGTCAAGCAAAAAAAGTGGTTGGAATGATAAGAAAGGCCCTCAAAGAGTGTCCTGATTCTTTAGATCTGAACCTGGCAAAGGCAGAACTTCATTTCGCAGAGGGCGATTATGAAACTGTTTACAAGACTCTTGGTCCGAATATGGAACAAATTGAAAAAGAAATGACCCGAGAAGATCGCGCAAATGCCGCCTATCTTTATGGTATGGCTTTGCTTGACACAGGATATCTTGAAAAAGGCATTGAATATTTATCCGATGCCCGCGAACTGGATTCCTGGAACATGCGTTACAAGATAGGCGGTATTTACGTCCTTACTATCGCAGAGGAATGGGAAAATGCAATTCATGCGCTGTCCGAGGTTTTGAAAGAAGAGAACCTGGTAATTATGGATACGATCGGTGATTTCGCTGATCTTGGGATCGCTTTTAAAAAACTCAGTCGTCATTTTGAAATCAATGACCGGATAGAAGCTTCAGAATTCTGCCAAAAAATTTTCCTGAACATTACTGAAAACAAGATATCCAGTCCGGAAACCATAGAGAAAATGATGCATTACTTAAATACGCACGATATTGGAAAGGAGCAAGTTTAAAGTGGATAATGAAATATTTAAAAAAAATTTATCAGCCCTGAAAGATAAATATCCTGCACTTGCATCAAAAATCAAGAAAAACCGTATCGAAGAGGGCCGCTACAAAATCATAAAGGCAAAAACCGGAGAACCGAACCTCCTGGTTGCAAGCAATGAGAGTTTTATCATGCTTTATGATAATGCAAGTCCATATGAATATTGCAAAAATTATTTTGATGGGTTGGATATCACTTACGCGCCGGTCGTAATATTTTTAGGATTTGGGTTTGGTTATCATCTGTACATGTTTACACAGCTTTATGCAGATAAGGCGCAGGGGAAAAAAATAATTGTATTTGAAGATGATATCAATTTTTTCCATCTTGCAATGGGAATGATCGACTTTAGCCGTTTTATTAATCACCCTGATATTCATTTCTTTGTAGGAGAAGATCCAGATGATACAACTCACGTGATTCGAAGAGAAATCCTGCAAGACAAGGGCACGTCCTATCAGCTTAGAAGTACGAAGGTCATACCTCTGCCCGCCCATATACTATTGAATGATGGATACTATCGAAAAGCGCTTGATACCACCAGAATGGCATGTCGCCAACAAATGATTTTAGTTGGGAATGATCCCACCGATGCATTCGTGGGCATAGATAACCTGCTAGGTAACATCAAGCCCATTGTCTCTCATCCCGGAATTAATCAACTCCGCGATAAATTTAAAGGAAGGCCTGCCGTTACTGTCGCATCGGGGCCGTCACTTGAAAAGAATATGCATCTTCTGAGGGATCTTCGAGATCGGGCACTGATCATCGCCTGCGACTCAAGTTTTTTGCCATTAATGAAAAGAGATATGAGACCCCATATCGTCGCTTCGCTCGAAAGAACTGCCGGTACGGGGAAGTTCTACGAGTGCGTAACTGCTGTCGAAGGCATCTATTTGGCTTTTTGCCCCCTGGTCCAGCCGGATGTCTATGACAGCTTTGCCGGGAAAAAAATCATAGTCTTCAGGCCTTTTTCCCATTTTAATTGGTTTCAGTTAGAAAAAGGAGCCCTTCCCATTGGCCCGGCTGTATCGAACATGGCATTTTCAATGGCTGAATATCTTGGCTGCGATCCAATTATTATGATCGGGCAGGATCTGGCCTTTGCAGAAGACGGAGACACGCATGTCGAAGATATGCGCTTTGGAGAGCGTGATGAGCATTACTTTTCATCTATTATTGAAACAGAAGGGAATGACGGAAGACCTGTAAAAACTTCAAGAACATGGGAAATATTCAAAACTGCCCATGAATATGATATTGATTCTTATAAAGGATTATGCATCAATGCCACAGAAGGCGGCGCAAAAATCATGGGGGCTCACGTAATGACTTTTACTGAGGCCATCAAAAAGTACTGCCAAAATGAATTCTTCCCGGAGGCGATCATTGCCGATTCAATCTCTGATTTTGAGAGAAATGTAAATATCCCTAAAGAGCTTGAAGTCATTCTGAGGAGGTGCATAGAGACACGACACGCCCTGGAAGAGACCATCAGAATATTATCAGAATTTCGCAAGGAAATTTTGGACGTCCAAACGAATATGGTCCGCCCCTTTATGTATGAGGGTAGGGATGTGGATAGCGGTTACCTTTTGTCAGTTGCCGATAAATTTCTCGGTGTAATGGACACCTTCCTGAAAGACAGGAATGTAAGCGATATTATGTTGCATACAGTTCAACCTCAACTTATATGGTTTACAAACAAGTTTAATTATTTGAAAGAAGTTTATTCCCATCGCAACTGTTTCCATTCGGCACAGATATTGATGATCAAGGATTGGCTCGGCGTCATGGGACAGTTGTTTGTTTCAACGATTGATTCCCTGGAAAGAGCCGAGAAAATGATTATCACGGAATTGGAAGGGGCCAGAAAAGTTGCATGATATCTGGGAGACAAATTTGCGCTGCCTTGAGAACCGGTCACAAATCCTGGCAAAGCGCTTAAGCGCAATCCGTCCGGATCCCTGCCTTGAATTGACAGCAGCCGAGTCGGGAGATTGGACTGCCAAAAAACATTTTCCAAATGAAGCGCACCGCTTTATTCACAGCAGGATTGATCCCAAAAAGGAGGCAAAGCTGTGGCTCCAAAGCCAGGACCTCATCATGCCCTGTCTTGTCATTCTCGGGGTCGGTTTGGGCTATCAGGTGTTCGAACTGTTTAAAAATTGCCGGTCCCCGGAGCATGCCTATCTCATCGAGGCGGATGAGGGGCTTTTTCGATTGGCATTGACGGTTTATGATTTTTCAAGCCTTATTCAGAATACGCGCGTCCATTTTATTGTGGGTGAACCATTTTCGGTTGTCGCAAAAAGACTTTTAACATCTTTAATTCAATCCTTTTCCTGCCATCTGGTTTCCGGAGCTGTTTCATCCTGCCCGGACAGATACACGCCTGTCAGAAAACTGGTTGAGAAACACCTTTATGCCTTGAGATTGCGGGAAAAAAATGGTGAAACCTCTACCCGGGGTCAGCGTTTGGCTGTTGTCCAAGGCGTTGAACATTTATTAAATCAGATGAGAACAACATGAACATTCTGGTGATAAGAATGCACCGCTTCGGGGATATTCTCCAGTTGACGCCGATGCTGCTGGGATTAAAAAATAAATACCCTTTTTGCAGTATAACCTTTCTAACCGGCAGTGAGATGTCCGAGTTGCTTGCAGATAATCCGGCTGTCGATAAGGTCATCTCCATTCCTGAAAGAGAATATCGATATTGGCTCAAAAACAGTCCCGAGGAATATCCCCGGATCTTTAACGCAATGTACGATCTGATCTCAAGATTAAGACAAAAACATTTTCAGATTGTCGTCAACCGCCAGTATGAATGGGGGGCAATAATTGCCCATCTTATTGGTGCTGAAAAGGTTTTGGGCGGAGCATATTCTCCTGATAAGGGCTATTTTTTTAAAGATGACACTTCAAAAAATCTTTTCGATACGATCCGGAATGATCGGAGATTGAACCAAAGGAATCTTGTGGACTGGGCCTGCCGTATCGTCCGGATTCCCCATGAGCAAAACCGTCGAATGTTGTTTTGTCCTTCAAGTTTTGCTTATCGGCAAGCGCGACATCTTTTAAACCATGATAAAAATAGATCCAAACGATCCATGGTCGCAGTCCAGACAGGAGCGGCCAAGTCTTTTCGGCAATGGGGAGTTGAAAATTACACTCACATTGTTCAATGGTTGATCGATGAAAAAGAAAGAACGGTCGTTCTGGTCGGCAGTGAAGATGAAAAAGACTTAGGAGAACATATCGAACATCGTATCGGCCGTCAGAAAGCTGAACTGATCAACCTGATCGGCAGGACTTCCTTGAACAGCCTGGGCGGTGTACTGGAAAGCTGTGAGTGTCTGATTACCGGCGACACAGGAACGATGCACATGGCCGCAGCCGTCGGGACTCCGGTTTTATCTTTATTTTTCGGCACAGCATATCCCTGGGAGACAGGACCTTACGGGACAGGCCATTTTGTATTATATTCAGATATTTCTTGTGCGCCCTGCATTGGCCCTGCCTTCTGTCAGGATGGCCACCGCTGCAAATATCAGATCAAACCCGATATAGTAAAAAAGGCTTTTGAGTCAGCGGATGCCTTCTGGAAGAATAACCTCGTGTATTGGGAGCCTTATAATAATGGTGTAAAGCTCTTGGTAACCGTTCGGGATGAAATGGGCGAACAAATGTTGCTTCCCGTTGATAAGGCTTCCAATCTCAGACTGGAATTTTCCAGGATGGTTCCTCGGCAGGACGATATGGAGCCGAATGACGCCGAAGCGCTGATTCATAAGGGAGATGAAGTCGTTTGCGCATTTCTCAAAGGAGAAGACGAGAAAGGATTCTTAATTTTTACAGAATATCTGGACCTCTGGCTTGAGGCCAAAGATCTGCTTTTGAGTGGTTACCCGGCGATGGGACAAACGCTTTCAGGCCTTCTTGAGGGATGTTTTTATGCCATGCAAAACAAAGATCCGGTATCCCTCATGGATGCCGTCGAATATGGATTCAA from Candidatus Desulfatibia profunda encodes the following:
- a CDS encoding motility associated factor glycosyltransferase family protein; this translates as MDNEIFKKNLSALKDKYPALASKIKKNRIEEGRYKIIKAKTGEPNLLVASNESFIMLYDNASPYEYCKNYFDGLDITYAPVVIFLGFGFGYHLYMFTQLYADKAQGKKIIVFEDDINFFHLAMGMIDFSRFINHPDIHFFVGEDPDDTTHVIRREILQDKGTSYQLRSTKVIPLPAHILLNDGYYRKALDTTRMACRQQMILVGNDPTDAFVGIDNLLGNIKPIVSHPGINQLRDKFKGRPAVTVASGPSLEKNMHLLRDLRDRALIIACDSSFLPLMKRDMRPHIVASLERTAGTGKFYECVTAVEGIYLAFCPLVQPDVYDSFAGKKIIVFRPFSHFNWFQLEKGALPIGPAVSNMAFSMAEYLGCDPIIMIGQDLAFAEDGDTHVEDMRFGERDEHYFSSIIETEGNDGRPVKTSRTWEIFKTAHEYDIDSYKGLCINATEGGAKIMGAHVMTFTEAIKKYCQNEFFPEAIIADSISDFERNVNIPKELEVILRRCIETRHALEETIRILSEFRKEILDVQTNMVRPFMYEGRDVDSGYLLSVADKFLGVMDTFLKDRNVSDIMLHTVQPQLIWFTNKFNYLKEVYSHRNCFHSAQILMIKDWLGVMGQLFVSTIDSLERAEKMIITELEGARKVA
- a CDS encoding motility associated factor glycosyltransferase family protein, giving the protein MRCLENRSQILAKRLSAIRPDPCLELTAAESGDWTAKKHFPNEAHRFIHSRIDPKKEAKLWLQSQDLIMPCLVILGVGLGYQVFELFKNCRSPEHAYLIEADEGLFRLALTVYDFSSLIQNTRVHFIVGEPFSVVAKRLLTSLIQSFSCHLVSGAVSSCPDRYTPVRKLVEKHLYALRLREKNGETSTRGQRLAVVQGVEHLLNQMRTT
- a CDS encoding glycosyltransferase family 9 protein, encoding MNILVIRMHRFGDILQLTPMLLGLKNKYPFCSITFLTGSEMSELLADNPAVDKVISIPEREYRYWLKNSPEEYPRIFNAMYDLISRLRQKHFQIVVNRQYEWGAIIAHLIGAEKVLGGAYSPDKGYFFKDDTSKNLFDTIRNDRRLNQRNLVDWACRIVRIPHEQNRRMLFCPSSFAYRQARHLLNHDKNRSKRSMVAVQTGAAKSFRQWGVENYTHIVQWLIDEKERTVVLVGSEDEKDLGEHIEHRIGRQKAELINLIGRTSLNSLGGVLESCECLITGDTGTMHMAAAVGTPVLSLFFGTAYPWETGPYGTGHFVLYSDISCAPCIGPAFCQDGHRCKYQIKPDIVKKAFESADAFWKNNLVYWEPYNNGVKLLVTVRDEMGEQMLLPVDKASNLRLEFSRMVPRQDDMEPNDAEALIHKGDEVVCAFLKGEDEKGFLIFTEYLDLWLEAKDLLLSGYPAMGQTLSGLLEGCFYAMQNKDPVSLMDAVEYGFKPLIQQTLVKGQG